GCACGAGGCGCTGCGCGCGATCCAGGCCCGTCATCTGGCCCACGCGGTAGCGGAAGCCGTTCCAGTGGCTCTGGGCGAGGTAGTCGGTGGCGTGCTCGTGCACGTCGATGCTGCCGGCGGCGATCTCGTGCAGGTGCGGCTTCCAGAAGTGCGTGCGCGCCTTCTCGATCAGCGTGATGTGGGCGCGGCCGGTTCGGCCCAGGGTGCGGCCCAGCCGGGTGGCCAGCTCCAACCCACCGGCACCGCCGCCGACGATGACGATGCGGTGCAGACCCGAGGGTGCATTCATGGTGAACGCTGCGGCGGCCGGCGCGCGAGGGCGGCCGTCGTGTGAGGGGCGGGAAGCATCGAGCCTGAGTTTCTCAGCAATCGCGACCGCGTGCGCTCCTGGTTGCCGCCCACGCTCCGAGCCTGGCGTCGGGCGATCGACGCGGGATCGACTCGGCGCACCTCGGTATGTATGATTCATGCATACCGTTCCGATCAGAACGCACTGTTCAGGCCCCCGAACCCCCCTGCCGGAGCCCGCCATGGAAGCCACCGTCGCCGAACGCGGCCAGATCACGCTGCCCAAGCAGGTGCGCGACGCGCTCGGCCTGACCAAGGGCACCAAGCTGAAGGTCGAGCTCGACGGGGGCCGCATCGTGCTGCGCAAGGACGTCGACGACGCCATCTCGCGCGTGCGCGGCCGGGTGCCGCTGCCGCCGGGCGTGAGCACCGACGACATCATGCGCGAGCTGCGCGGCCGCGCGCCCGGCGACCCGCTGCCCGCCTGGGACCAGCCCGCGCCCCCGCGCCCGG
The genomic region above belongs to Ideonella sp. WA131b and contains:
- a CDS encoding AbrB/MazE/SpoVT family DNA-binding domain-containing protein translates to MEATVAERGQITLPKQVRDALGLTKGTKLKVELDGGRIVLRKDVDDAISRVRGRVPLPPGVSTDDIMRELRGRAPGDPLPAWDQPAPPRPAAGRKPR